One window of Cryptobacterium curtum DSM 15641 genomic DNA carries:
- a CDS encoding YigZ family protein yields MDLYRTIREVSCAEIEVKKSRFIAHVHPVSTEAEALAFLDEIRSTHRTARHNVYAYILHDDSSNGGAERIRYSDDGEPSQTAGLPVLEALQHAHLTNIACVVTRYFGGTLLGTGGLVRAYTQAVQSALHAARIARVVQCVEVETVCAYPLYEQIQRIAVDTAGEIVRTSFTDTVSVTIRTECTNKELLIEKLTALLKGNCGLTVSQPFNALMDDDNPNN; encoded by the coding sequence ATGGACCTATACCGCACCATACGTGAAGTTTCCTGTGCTGAAATCGAAGTAAAGAAAAGCCGCTTCATTGCCCATGTGCACCCTGTATCCACAGAAGCCGAAGCGCTCGCCTTTCTCGATGAAATACGAAGCACCCATCGCACGGCACGCCATAATGTGTATGCCTACATCTTGCATGACGATAGTAGCAACGGCGGAGCAGAGCGTATTCGCTACTCTGATGATGGTGAACCCTCCCAGACGGCAGGACTTCCGGTGCTTGAAGCACTTCAACATGCCCACCTTACCAACATCGCCTGTGTCGTAACTCGTTATTTCGGTGGCACCCTGCTGGGAACTGGTGGCCTCGTGCGTGCTTACACGCAAGCCGTTCAATCAGCATTACACGCCGCGCGCATCGCTCGTGTTGTGCAGTGTGTTGAAGTAGAAACTGTTTGTGCTTATCCCCTTTACGAACAGATACAACGTATAGCCGTTGATACAGCGGGCGAAATTGTCCGTACGTCCTTTACCGATACGGTGTCAGTAACAATACGAACAGAATGCACCAATAAAGAACTGCTTATCGAAAAGTTGACCGCACTACTCAAAGGAAACTGTGGCCTTACCGTCAGTCAGCCATTTAACGCACTGATGGATGACGATAACCCCAACAACTAA
- a CDS encoding SpaH/EbpB family LPXTG-anchored major pilin, whose product MRATSLTISQRLVAVCAAMALAVSLTPGLAFASPTSTTDVADSTVTITDLLAGDTVEAYRIADADIDAANNLTYTMASDLPSDYDTIDEIAAVASDGTSFVQGSAMQNAASKIAKAFADASTAPAATATATGTSANLTLGSGYYLVRVTSTSGETRVYQNMVIDVSPKANTNGTYNPHDAVNVAVKKTDVTVKKTVGSEYKESTDKYSVGDTVPFKIETAIPNYPADSKDATFKIGDTPTAGLEIDTTSIMINGATAVSGADYTLTASATGYTIEFSKAYVLAHPGESITVTYNAKLTSDAFSHSADDVTGNTATVTFNPNPYNSTTVTPSDKTKVKTYGYVFKKVDASGNSLAGAVFTITLANGTQVTSTSDANGYVYFEDLAAGTYTATETNVPAGHLKAADQTFTLSEAVCTADNPATTQVENNYLVATSDVVDPDQPQLPITGGAGTLALTAAGVVLLAFGGVVFVRSRKNQRDNA is encoded by the coding sequence ATGAGAGCAACTTCCCTGACCATCTCGCAGAGGCTTGTCGCAGTATGTGCGGCTATGGCTCTTGCGGTGTCACTTACGCCTGGTTTGGCTTTCGCAAGTCCAACTAGTACCACCGATGTGGCTGACAGTACAGTGACAATCACCGATCTGCTTGCTGGTGATACGGTTGAGGCCTATCGCATTGCTGATGCCGATATTGATGCAGCCAATAACCTTACCTATACAATGGCCTCTGACCTGCCTTCAGACTATGACACGATCGATGAGATTGCTGCTGTTGCTTCTGATGGCACTAGTTTCGTACAGGGTAGTGCTATGCAAAACGCTGCAAGCAAAATTGCAAAGGCTTTTGCTGATGCAAGCACGGCACCAGCAGCAACTGCTACTGCAACGGGCACTTCAGCTAACCTTACCCTTGGCAGTGGCTACTATCTTGTTCGCGTAACAAGCACCAGTGGTGAAACACGCGTGTATCAGAACATGGTTATTGACGTTAGCCCCAAGGCCAACACCAACGGAACGTATAATCCTCATGATGCCGTAAATGTTGCTGTCAAAAAGACAGACGTGACGGTTAAAAAGACCGTTGGTAGCGAATATAAAGAGTCTACCGATAAGTACAGCGTTGGCGATACGGTTCCATTCAAGATTGAAACCGCCATCCCTAACTATCCAGCTGATTCTAAGGATGCCACCTTCAAGATTGGTGACACTCCTACCGCCGGTCTTGAGATTGATACAACCTCTATCATGATCAATGGTGCTACGGCTGTTTCTGGTGCCGACTACACCCTTACGGCAAGTGCTACGGGCTACACCATCGAGTTTTCCAAGGCCTATGTTCTAGCTCATCCCGGTGAGAGCATTACGGTTACCTACAATGCCAAACTCACTTCTGACGCTTTCTCGCATAGCGCCGACGATGTAACAGGCAATACCGCTACTGTGACGTTTAATCCGAACCCTTATAACTCCACAACAGTTACTCCATCTGACAAGACCAAGGTCAAGACCTATGGCTATGTCTTCAAGAAGGTGGATGCGTCAGGTAACTCACTGGCTGGCGCAGTCTTCACGATTACGCTTGCCAATGGCACACAGGTTACGTCTACCTCTGACGCAAATGGCTATGTCTACTTCGAGGATCTGGCTGCGGGCACCTATACCGCTACCGAGACCAATGTTCCTGCAGGTCATTTGAAGGCAGCTGATCAGACCTTTACTTTGAGCGAGGCTGTTTGCACTGCTGACAATCCTGCTACTACTCAGGTCGAAAACAACTATCTCGTTGCAACCAGCGATGTTGTTGACCCCGATCAGCCGCAACTGCCTATTACGGGTGGCGCAGGTACCTTGGCGCTGACGGCAGCAGGTGTCGTACTTCTTGCCTTTGGTGGTGTCGTGTTTGTCCGCTCTCGGAAGAATCAGCGCGATAACGCATAG
- a CDS encoding Spy0128 family protein: protein MIKSFSSRCSIAHRGAVFLCVLGFVIAVALCSLAPNKAFADPISTSGDLLNSVSGNVYLTNPPSANSGQFWSNGAWHNFSEITPADKRQNGPARDLGGGWYIQWMGKTNGGEYMIWRYHNAWTYNGATWGGFKVRFNNIGYTSKGEAIDSILDFTSVMAWKFDGTPSPTWFSPFEITTKYGPIVGAVTTQDDAADTTPVGVQSIYGTSIVKHGTDTLIDSDNEVDIVYWDIDRPVVMPDKSLNYSSNWRESVHFVSGYKGATVGTHTTLQVSDNGTWFRSTQNDDSQVPDNLSTVVAKATPQFTTEWRGHTCSTGIGYDTRVTVYPEWSAPVKSPERQIHKRGETASFDVTETFPYVADSNKASSIVMEDTLDNALDASRATVQVLKNGVDVTDNWTISISGQTIKATAKNTGHGYAEDKHVFRITAPVSESANLDSYETENIDGNKYWKVPNTASVAVNNNAKVTNTVHVFVPYEAKGSVQLKATKSLLGGALQANQFTFTLKDSNGALIDTKKNDTSGAVTFGEIPYTQEDIGKTYTYTIEETPGADAGMIYDSHSETVTVKIEDAGSGKLAITTTYDDDGAAFTNTKTIPVTVLKTSTDGSVLSGAEFTLYKDDGNNTFDANDTPATVYSDAGLTTAIPVAVVTTDAAGEGHYYGLMPGTNYWIKETKAPSGYNLDTKAHLIAVAADGTVSTKDSAGVSANLPLKNGVASITIADEPIPNLPLTAGSGMVAALLFFGGLLAIGGSALILRHQFLDSKPNEK, encoded by the coding sequence ATGATTAAGAGTTTTTCATCGAGGTGTTCTATAGCCCATCGGGGCGCAGTGTTTCTTTGTGTATTGGGCTTTGTTATTGCTGTAGCCCTCTGTAGTCTTGCTCCTAATAAAGCTTTTGCTGATCCTATTAGCACGAGTGGGGACCTTCTTAATTCCGTTAGCGGGAACGTTTATCTTACTAATCCCCCCTCAGCAAATAGCGGTCAATTCTGGAGTAATGGCGCTTGGCATAATTTCAGTGAGATTACACCTGCTGATAAACGTCAAAATGGTCCCGCACGAGATCTTGGCGGCGGTTGGTACATCCAATGGATGGGCAAAACCAACGGTGGCGAATATATGATCTGGCGATATCACAATGCCTGGACATATAACGGGGCAACGTGGGGTGGCTTCAAGGTCCGCTTTAATAACATCGGTTATACCTCTAAAGGTGAAGCGATCGATTCAATACTTGACTTTACGTCGGTAATGGCTTGGAAATTTGACGGAACCCCAAGCCCTACCTGGTTTTCACCTTTTGAAATAACAACAAAATATGGCCCCATCGTGGGAGCAGTAACCACTCAGGACGATGCAGCCGATACAACCCCAGTGGGTGTGCAGTCTATTTACGGTACTTCTATTGTGAAACATGGAACTGATACGCTTATTGATTCAGACAATGAAGTCGATATCGTATATTGGGATATTGACCGCCCAGTAGTTATGCCTGATAAGTCGCTTAATTACAGCTCAAATTGGCGTGAGAGTGTTCACTTCGTTAGTGGATATAAGGGTGCTACTGTTGGTACACACACAACGCTACAAGTAAGTGATAACGGCACATGGTTCCGTTCAACGCAGAATGACGATTCGCAGGTGCCTGATAACCTTTCAACTGTGGTAGCAAAAGCTACTCCACAGTTCACTACTGAATGGCGCGGACATACCTGCTCTACCGGAATTGGATACGACACGCGGGTAACTGTTTATCCTGAATGGTCTGCTCCGGTTAAATCTCCCGAGCGTCAGATTCATAAGCGGGGAGAGACGGCTTCCTTTGATGTAACTGAGACATTCCCGTATGTGGCAGATTCTAATAAGGCTTCTTCTATCGTGATGGAAGACACCCTAGATAATGCGCTCGACGCGTCTCGGGCTACGGTTCAGGTTCTCAAAAACGGTGTTGACGTAACTGATAACTGGACCATTTCCATCTCGGGTCAGACGATTAAGGCGACCGCTAAGAACACAGGACATGGCTATGCAGAAGACAAACACGTTTTCCGCATTACAGCGCCAGTATCTGAGAGTGCCAATTTGGACTCGTATGAAACAGAGAATATTGATGGGAATAAGTATTGGAAGGTTCCCAATACGGCTTCTGTTGCTGTTAATAACAATGCCAAGGTCACCAATACCGTGCATGTGTTTGTACCGTATGAGGCGAAGGGGTCAGTGCAGCTAAAGGCAACCAAGAGCCTTCTCGGTGGTGCTCTTCAGGCGAATCAATTTACTTTCACCTTGAAAGACAGCAATGGAGCCCTTATCGATACGAAGAAGAACGATACCAGTGGTGCAGTGACCTTCGGTGAGATCCCTTACACTCAAGAAGATATTGGTAAGACCTATACCTACACGATTGAAGAGACTCCCGGTGCTGATGCGGGTATGATCTACGACAGTCATAGCGAAACAGTAACCGTGAAGATTGAGGATGCTGGATCAGGAAAGCTTGCTATAACTACTACCTATGACGATGACGGGGCAGCCTTTACCAATACGAAAACTATTCCGGTAACAGTTCTTAAGACGTCAACCGATGGAAGCGTGCTTTCTGGGGCAGAATTTACTCTCTATAAAGACGATGGCAACAATACCTTTGATGCCAATGACACTCCGGCAACTGTCTATTCAGATGCTGGCCTGACAACTGCTATTCCTGTCGCGGTGGTTACTACTGATGCTGCTGGGGAAGGCCATTACTACGGATTGATGCCAGGCACTAATTACTGGATTAAAGAAACCAAAGCACCTTCAGGATATAACCTTGATACCAAAGCACACCTGATAGCTGTTGCAGCTGATGGCACGGTGAGCACTAAAGACAGCGCTGGCGTGTCTGCTAACTTGCCTCTCAAAAATGGGGTGGCGTCTATCACTATTGCTGACGAGCCCATTCCTAATCTGCCATTAACAGCTGGGTCGGGCATGGTTGCCGCACTGCTCTTCTTCGGAGGTCTGCTCGCTATAGGAGGAAGTGCGCTGATACTTCGTCATCAGTTTTTAGATTCCAAACCAAACGAGAAATAA